From one Lotus japonicus ecotype B-129 chromosome 3, LjGifu_v1.2 genomic stretch:
- the LOC130748166 gene encoding uncharacterized protein LOC130748166 has product MALRFILLIITILIGFGFGPRDSSALKVPFRVNDVLPILPRGVSWPVLNNLHSAVDLLPYFVGSVTPTTNGSIQWKGACFFDNKATLEFTHTNHSSSRAVLYLQTEAAHSWTCMDLYVFATPYRITWDYYFSAQEHTLKFDSWEEPAELEYVKQHGVSVFLMPSGMLGTLLSLIDVLPLFANNAWGQKANLDFLKKHMGATFEKRSQPWRATIDPADVHSGDFLAVSKIRGRWGGFETLEKWVTGSFAGHTAVCLKDDMGNLWVGESGHENEEGEEIIVVIPWEEWWELALKDSSNPQIALLPLHPDLRAKFNSTAAWEYARSMSGKPYGYHNMIFSWIDTVADNYPPPLDAHLVISVMSMWTRLQPAYSANMWNEALNKRLGTEGLDLHDIIVETEKRGIPFDQLLTIPEQDEWVYSDGKSTTCVAFILSMYKEAGIFGPFSSSIQVTEFTIRDAYMLRLFEDNQTRLPSWCNNENDRLPFCQILGEYRMELPGYNTLEPYAHMNEYCPSLPPTYDRPSRC; this is encoded by the exons ATGGCGTTACGTTTTATTCTCTTGATCATCACAATATtaattgggtttgggtttgggccGCGTGACTCGAGCGCTCTGAAAGTGCCGTTTAGAGTAAACGACGTGCTTCCCATTCTCCCACGCGGCGTTTCATGGCCGGTTCTCAATAACCTCCACAGTGCCGTTGATTTGCTTCCTTATTTTGTCGGTTCCGTCACTCCCACCACCAATGGCTCCATTCAATGGAAAGGGGCTTGCTTCTTTGATAACAAAGCCACTCTTGAGTTCACTCACACAAATCATTCTTCATCGCGTGCCGTTCTCTATCTCCAG ACTGAGGCTGCACATAGCTGGACCTGCATGGATTTGTATGTTTTTGCAACGCCTTACAGGATTACATGGGACTACTACTTCTCTGCTCAAGAACACACATTGAAGTTTGACTCATGGGAAGAGCCTGCGGAATTGGAATAT GTCAAGCAGCACGGGGTTTCTGTGTTTCTTATGCCATCAGGTATGCTGGGAACCCTGCTTTCTCTGATTGATGTTTTGCCTCTGTTCGCTAACAATGCATGGGGTCAGAAAGCCAACCTGGATTTCCTGAAGAAGCACATGGGGGCCACGTTTGAGAAACGTTCTCAGCCGTGGCGTGCAACTATTGACCCCGCAGATGTTCATTCAGGAGACTTCTTAGCTGTGTCAAAGATCCGAGGTAGGTGGGGTGGTTTTGAGACACTAGAAAAGTGGGTAACCGGTTCCTTCGCAGGTCATACTGCGGTTTGCTTGAAAGATGATATGGGTAATTTATGGGTTGGCGAATCAGGGCATGAGAATGAAGAG GGTGAAGAAATAATAGTGGTAATTCCATGGGAAGAGTGGTGGGAATTGGCTCTTAAAGATAGTTCCAATCCACAGATAGCCTTACTTCCCCTGCATCCAGACTTGCGTGCAAAATTTAACTCCACTGCAGCATGGGAGTATGCGCGGAGCATGTCAGGCAAGCCATATGGTTATCACAATATGATATTCAGTTGGATTGACACTGTAGCTGACAACTATCCTCCACCACTTGATGCTCACTTG GTAATTTCTGTCATGTCTATGTGGACTAGATTGCAGCCTGCTTATTCTGCAAATATGTGGAATGAAGCATTGAATAAGCGGTTAGGGACTGAG GGTTTGGATTTGCATGATATTATAGTAGAGACTGAGAAGCGCGGCATACCATTTGATCAATTACTCACCATTCCTGAACAAGATGAATGGGTATATAGTGATGGGAAATCAACAACTTGTGTTGCCTTTATTCTTTCAATGTATAAAGAGGCTGGGATTTTTGGTCCCTTTTCTAGCTCCATTCAAGTAACTGAGTTCACT ATTCGCGATGCGTACATGCTCAGATTATTTGAGGATAACCAAACACGCCTGCCAAGTTGGTGCAACAATGAGAATGACCGGCTTCCATTCTGCCAGATTCTTGGAGAATACAGGATGGAACTGCCTGGCTATAACACCTTGGAGCCATATGCCCACATGAATGAGTACTGCCCTTCCCTTCCTCCAACTTATGATCGGCCTTCTCGATGTTAG
- the LOC130749028 gene encoding metalloendoproteinase 2-MMP-like has product MKKHQQPQLHIILTLVHLFSFGTAVVSARLFPDVPSFIPDGVPPSGAWDAFRNFSGCHRGENYDGLSNLKSYFKRFGYIPHAPPSNFSDDFDDALEAAIKTYQKNFNLNITGDLDDKTLRQIMLPRCGVADIINGTTTMNAAGNQDETASHGDSNLHFHTVSHYALFPGQPRWPAGKQELTYAFYPGNSLSDAVKSVFTGAFARWSEVTTLTFRETSSYFDADMRIGFFDGDHGDGEPFDGSLGTLAHAFSPTNGRFHLDAAEDWVVSGDVSKSALATAVDLESVAVHEIGHLLGLGHSSVEEAIMFPTISSRTKKVVLAEDDIKGIQYLYGTNPSFNGSSATTSSPERDASDGGRRLTCFLASPWWVLFSLLTSAFLHLVL; this is encoded by the coding sequence ATGAAAAAACACCAACAACCTCAACTTCACATCATCCTCACTCTCGTACATTTGTTCTCTTTTGGGACGGCAGTTGTTTCAGCTCGACTATTCCCCGACGTCCCCTCTTTTATACCCGACGGTGTGCCTCCCAGCGGCGCGTGGGATGCCTTCCGCAACTTCTCCGGCTGCCACCGCGGCGAAAACTACGACGGCCTCTCCAATCTCAAAAGCTACTTCAAACGCTTCGGCTACATCCCTCACGCGCCGCCGTCGAACTTCTCCGATGACTTCGACGACGCGCTCGAAGCCGCTATAAAAACCTACCAGAAGAATTTCAACCTCAATATCACCGGCGACCTCGACGACAAAACTCTCCGGCAGATCATGCTGCCGCGATGCGGCGTCGCCGACATAATCAACGGCACAACCACCATGAACGCCGCCGGAAACCAAGACGAGACGGCGTCGCACGGTGACAGTAACCTGCACTTCCACACTGTCTCGCACTACGCCCTTTTTCCCGGCCAGCCACGGTGGCCGGCGGGGAAGCAAGAGCTAACGTACGCGTTCTATCCCGGAAACAGCCTCAGCGACGCCGTGAAATCCGTCTTCACCGGCGCGTTCGCGCGGTGGTCGGAGGTGACGACGCTGACGTTCCGCGAGACTTCCTCCTACTTCGACGCGGACATGAGGATTGGATTCTTCGACGGCGACCACGGCGATGGTGAACCATTCGACGGGAGCTTAGGGACGCTAGCTCACGCGTTTTCCCCCACAAACGGGAGGTTCCACCTGGACGCCGCCGAGGACTGGGTGGTTTCCGGCGACGTGTCGAAGTCAGCGCTGGCGACTGCGGTGGATTTGGAATCCGTTGCGGTGCACGAGATAGGGCACCTTCTTGGGTTAGGACACTCGTCGGTGGAGGAGGCGATCATGTTTCCGACGATATCGTCGCGGACGAAGAAGGTGGTGCTTGCGGAGGATGACATAAAGGGAATTCAATATCTCTACGGCACCAACCCCAGTTTTAACGGATCCTCCGCCACCACTTCTTCGCCGGAAAGGGATGCCAGTGACGGTGGTCGCCGCCTAACTTGCTTTTTGGCGTCGCCGTGGTGGGTCCTTTTCAGTTTGTTGACCTCTGCATTCTTGCATTTGGTCTTAtag
- the LOC130749571 gene encoding uncharacterized protein At4g14342, giving the protein MQASDRFNINSQLEHLQAKYVGTGHADMNRFEWAVNIQRDSYASYMGHYPLLSYFAIAENESIGRERYTFMQKMLLPCGLPPEREED; this is encoded by the exons ATGCAG GCCAGTGACAGGTTTAACATCAATTCCCAACTTGAGCATCTTCAAGCCAAGTATGTTGGAACTGGGCATGCCGATATGAACAGATT TGAATGGGCAGTGAACATTCAGCGTGATAGCTATGCTTCATATATGGGTCACTACCCCTTATTGTCATACTTTGCTATTGCGGAAAATGAATCTATTGGAAGAGAACGCTACACCTTCATGCAG AAAATGCTCCTGCCTTGTGGTTTGCCTCCGGAAAGAGAGGAGGATTAG
- the LOC130743716 gene encoding uncharacterized protein LOC130743716: MAMSAAMERLQEWSAAQEARGQQNRNNQRDEKNIRWQAPPLNFIKINFDAGWSGSGGSGFGLIARSDTAEALLAASHFHHSCLDPLVAEAMALRWCLSMARDLDMDHVVFEGDSETIIRAMKSAACPPEIDSIIYDCKLLASSFQVIDIVHARRNANNVAHILASLALYCLKKILIGMGQLQYLSSFIIGKHEEKKIKELGKLPKRHGSHEIIKLESFTRNNEALEARLMDKKYLDHLDLSCHLEQMTLVP, from the exons ATGGCGATGTCAGCTGCCATGGAGCGTCTACAAGAATGGAGTGCAGCACAGGAGGCTCGCGGACAGCAAAACAGAAACAACCAGCGAGATGAGAAGAATATTAGATGGCAAGCCCCACCTctgaattttattaaaataaatttcgaTGCGGGCTGGTCTGGCAGTGGTGGTTCAGGTTTTGGGTTGATTGCACGTTCTGATACAGCTGAGGCTTTATTGGCAGCTTCTCATTTTCATCATTCATGTCTTGACCCGCTAGTAGCTGAAGCTATGGCCTTGCGTTGGTGCTTATCAATGGCAAGAGACTTGGACATGGATCATGTGGTCTTTGAAGGTGACTCAGAAACCATCATCAGAGCCATGAAGTCTGCAGCATGCCCACCTGAGATAGACAGTATAATTTATGACTGTAAGCTTTTAGCAAGCTCTTTCCAAGTTATAGATATAGTGCATGCTAGGCGTAATGCGAACAATGTAGCCCACATTTTAGCTTCCTTAGCG CTTTATTGTTTGAAAAAGATTCTTATAGGTATGGGTCAGTTGCAGTATTTGAGTTCCTTTATTATAGGCAAGCATGAAGAGAAGAAAATCAAAGAATTGGGAAAACTTCCAAAACGTCATGGATCACATGAGATTATAAAATTGGAGAGTTTTACCAGAAATAATGAAGCACTGGAGGCAAGGCTAATGGATAAGAAGTATCTCGACCACCTAGACTTGAGTTGTCATTTGGAGCAGATGACACTGGTTCCATAA